One Pirellulales bacterium DNA segment encodes these proteins:
- a CDS encoding type II toxin-antitoxin system RelE/ParE family toxin: MFEVILSPEAMAFYASVDRPLAKKLARCFAQLEREPRRHNNIKRLTGKFAGYMRYRIGDWRVIYRTDDIANRVLVLTIAHRREVYE, translated from the coding sequence ATGTTTGAAGTTATCCTTTCGCCAGAGGCGATGGCGTTCTATGCCTCGGTCGACCGGCCCTTGGCGAAGAAATTGGCCCGCTGTTTTGCTCAACTGGAGCGCGAGCCGCGCCGCCACAATAATATCAAGCGGTTAACGGGAAAGTTTGCCGGCTACATGCGCTATCGCATCGGCGATTGGCGGGTTATCTATCGCACCGACGATATCGCCAACCGTGTCCTAGTCCTGACCATTGCCCATCGTCGTGAAGTTTATGAATAG